The proteins below are encoded in one region of Candidatus Amarolinea dominans:
- a CDS encoding R2-like ligand-binding oxidase: protein MNHTTFATTTRGLHRDLPPMRLFEKAKRFGVWNPSDIDFNQDRRDWLTLAPDQQDILLRLTCMFQAGEEAVTLDLLPLLMVIAREGRLEEEMYLTTFLWEEAKHTDFFRRFLDEVVQRNDNLERFHTPAYHTLIYQALPAAMNALLSDPSPAAQMRASVTYNMIVEGVLAETGYHAYFTVLKQQGLMPGQVKGIGLLKQDESRHIAYGVYLISRLLAQHPGLWPIVEDTMNDLLPLALGVIGDTFASYDPVPFGLTLDMFTDYALGQFQKRMDRIERARGATLDEVMAATHSAIEQDNA, encoded by the coding sequence ATGAACCACACAACGTTCGCCACAACCACACGCGGCCTGCACCGCGACCTTCCGCCCATGCGCCTTTTCGAAAAAGCCAAGCGTTTCGGCGTCTGGAACCCAAGTGACATTGACTTCAACCAGGACCGCCGCGACTGGCTCACCCTGGCGCCCGATCAGCAGGACATTCTCCTGCGTCTCACCTGCATGTTCCAGGCCGGCGAAGAGGCCGTCACGCTCGACCTGCTGCCGCTGCTGATGGTCATCGCTCGCGAAGGGCGCCTGGAAGAGGAGATGTACCTGACCACCTTCCTGTGGGAGGAGGCCAAGCATACCGACTTCTTCCGCCGCTTCCTGGACGAAGTGGTGCAGCGCAACGACAACCTGGAGCGTTTTCACACCCCCGCTTATCACACCCTCATCTACCAGGCGCTGCCCGCGGCCATGAACGCCCTGCTCAGTGATCCGTCGCCCGCGGCCCAGATGCGCGCCTCCGTCACCTACAACATGATCGTGGAAGGGGTGCTGGCAGAAACCGGCTACCACGCTTACTTCACCGTGCTCAAGCAGCAGGGCCTGATGCCGGGTCAGGTCAAAGGCATTGGCCTGCTCAAGCAAGACGAATCACGCCACATCGCCTACGGCGTCTATCTCATCTCGCGCCTCTTGGCGCAGCACCCTGGCCTGTGGCCGATTGTGGAAGACACCATGAACGACCTGCTCCCCCTGGCGTTGGGCGTCATCGGCGACACCTTCGCCAGCTACGACCCCGTGCCGTTTGGCTTAACGCTCGACATGTTCACTGACTACGCGCTCGGCCAGTTCCAAAAGCGCATGGATCGCATCGAACGCGCTCGCGGGGCCACCCTCGATGAAGTCATGGCCGCGACGCACAGCGCCATCGAACAGGACAACGCATGA
- a CDS encoding DUF2207 domain-containing protein, whose translation MRTRFAIFIIGLLILAAAAPGVGAAKSYRAERFDVDIVVQEDGALLVTETVVFRFSGDPFTYVYRDLPTSYTDSITIVSAGMDGQTLPPGEDAGQVEIDGGDTINVRWHFAPTSDTAHTFVLVYRALGVIRMNPEADVLAWQALPDDYEYTIASSTVTVSYPKAIQRVAVPRVTVGEASVETSDGQVRFVAQNLEPNSHLIVELGFAPGSLVTQPPQWQAVEIESNRLAQPLALASGALTLLGVGAIIAYVRRFRRPSASPVEADMRPTAPPGSLPPALGGAIGHAGGFAPGWDQALATLFDLSSRGVVQIEESPEKKWHRRHDFVFRLQSMPSDLRPFEQAALDLVFSTGADRQTSVKLSALQSWISSRLKAFKETLKQDAANRGWFDPGREQIRRGLFIASGLLFGVLLAFACLVVTAANPIWAFMLPLIALGLVDLALLIAGSVVSPLSETGAAERRQWEAFGKYLRRITEDKEPVNLAGAFQTLLPWATAFGLLKDWVDFFQKKGDLTVPAWFAPLANTADGSEIAIFAAMTHSASSAGASAGGAGGGAAGGGGSGAG comes from the coding sequence ATGCGTACCCGTTTTGCGATTTTCATCATCGGTTTGTTGATTCTGGCCGCGGCCGCGCCCGGCGTCGGAGCCGCCAAATCGTACCGCGCGGAGCGCTTCGATGTGGACATTGTCGTCCAGGAGGATGGCGCGCTGCTTGTCACCGAGACGGTGGTCTTCCGCTTCAGCGGCGACCCCTTCACCTACGTCTACCGCGATCTGCCGACCAGCTACACCGACAGCATCACGATCGTGAGCGCAGGCATGGACGGCCAGACCCTGCCGCCCGGTGAGGACGCCGGTCAGGTTGAAATTGACGGTGGTGACACCATCAACGTGCGCTGGCATTTTGCGCCCACGTCAGACACCGCGCACACCTTCGTGTTGGTCTACCGCGCGCTGGGCGTGATTCGCATGAATCCAGAGGCCGACGTGCTGGCCTGGCAGGCGCTGCCCGACGATTATGAGTACACCATCGCCTCGAGCACCGTCACCGTGAGCTATCCGAAGGCCATCCAACGCGTGGCGGTCCCCCGCGTTACCGTTGGCGAGGCCAGCGTGGAAACAAGCGACGGCCAGGTGCGCTTTGTGGCGCAAAACCTGGAGCCAAATTCGCACCTGATCGTAGAACTAGGCTTTGCGCCAGGCAGCCTGGTCACACAGCCACCGCAGTGGCAGGCCGTTGAAATCGAGTCCAACCGCCTGGCGCAGCCCCTCGCCCTCGCATCGGGAGCTTTGACCCTGCTCGGCGTCGGCGCGATCATCGCCTACGTGCGACGCTTCCGCCGTCCCTCTGCCTCGCCCGTGGAGGCAGACATGCGCCCCACAGCGCCGCCGGGGTCTCTACCACCCGCGCTGGGCGGCGCCATCGGCCATGCCGGCGGTTTCGCGCCCGGTTGGGATCAGGCCCTGGCCACGCTGTTCGATCTGAGCAGCCGCGGCGTTGTGCAGATCGAGGAGTCGCCCGAAAAGAAGTGGCATCGCCGGCATGATTTCGTTTTCCGCCTGCAATCCATGCCGTCCGACCTGCGGCCATTCGAGCAGGCCGCGCTCGACCTGGTGTTTTCAACTGGCGCAGACAGGCAGACCAGTGTCAAACTGTCGGCGCTGCAGAGCTGGATTTCCTCGCGGCTGAAGGCTTTCAAGGAAACGCTCAAACAGGATGCTGCGAACCGGGGCTGGTTCGACCCGGGCCGTGAGCAAATCAGGCGCGGCCTCTTCATCGCTTCCGGCCTTCTCTTTGGCGTGCTGCTGGCCTTTGCCTGCCTGGTGGTGACCGCCGCCAACCCGATCTGGGCCTTCATGCTACCGCTCATAGCGCTTGGCCTGGTTGACCTGGCGCTACTCATTGCGGGCAGCGTCGTTTCGCCGCTGTCGGAGACCGGCGCGGCCGAGCGCCGCCAATGGGAGGCGTTTGGCAAGTATCTGCGCCGCATCACTGAGGATAAGGAACCGGTCAACCTGGCCGGCGCGTTTCAGACGCTGCTGCCCTGGGCCACCGCGTTTGGCTTGCTCAAGGACTGGGTAGATTTCTTCCAGAAAAAGGGCGACTTGACCGTGCCGGCCTGGTTTGCGCCCCTGGCCAACACGGCGGACGGCAGTGAAATCGCCATTTTTGCCGCCATGACCCATTCGGCCAGCTCGGCAGGCGCCAGCGCCGGGGGCGCCGGGGGCGGCGCGGCCGGCGGCGGCGGCAGCGGCGCGGGATAA
- a CDS encoding carboxypeptidase regulatory-like domain-containing protein — protein sequence MRKFIVFCLFILTGSALLILTACAPVMTQATREVPPLPPTLDPNPLPAYVVPAQADLMRKLDLPSTEVVASTVETVDWPNSCLGLMKPEDVCLEVITPGYRIIFHTPKGDYAYHTDRSGQKFRTAGLLPAGTPSPIATPAIIKPGDSGIEGLVTISPTCGGPVRPGQDCTAPYQASITVLDQADRVVSQVSSDAEGRFRLALPPGNYTLRPEKPAKGIARAADVSVTVVAGQVTTVEITYDSGLR from the coding sequence ATGCGTAAATTTATCGTGTTTTGTCTTTTCATACTCACCGGCAGTGCTCTGCTGATTCTAACCGCGTGTGCGCCGGTGATGACGCAAGCCACGCGCGAGGTGCCGCCGCTGCCCCCCACGTTGGACCCAAACCCCTTGCCGGCCTATGTCGTGCCTGCGCAGGCTGATCTCATGCGCAAGCTCGACCTGCCGTCTACCGAGGTGGTTGCCAGCACGGTCGAGACGGTGGACTGGCCCAATTCCTGCCTGGGTCTCATGAAACCCGAAGACGTGTGCCTGGAAGTGATCACGCCCGGCTACCGCATCATTTTCCACACACCCAAGGGCGATTACGCGTACCACACCGATCGCAGCGGGCAGAAGTTCCGCACGGCCGGGTTGCTGCCAGCAGGAACGCCCAGCCCGATCGCCACGCCTGCGATCATCAAGCCAGGCGACAGCGGAATCGAGGGCCTGGTGACCATCAGCCCCACCTGCGGCGGGCCGGTGCGCCCAGGGCAGGACTGCACCGCGCCCTACCAGGCCAGCATCACCGTGCTCGATCAGGCTGATCGGGTCGTTTCCCAGGTCAGCTCTGATGCGGAGGGACGTTTTCGCCTGGCGCTGCCTCCGGGAAACTACACCCTGCGACCAGAAAAGCCCGCCAAAGGCATCGCCCGGGCCGCGGATGTAAGCGTCACCGTCGTCGCGGGACAGGTGACCACAGTCGAGATTACCTACGACAGCGGGCTGCGCTAG